In the Gemmatimonadaceae bacterium genome, one interval contains:
- a CDS encoding SIMPL domain-containing protein (The SIMPL domain is named for its presence in mouse protein SIMPL (signalling molecule that associates with mouse pelle-like kinase). Bacterial member BP26, from Brucella, was shown to assemble into a channel-like structure, while YggE from E. coli has been associated with resistance to oxidative stress.), whose translation MLARFLTSSALVLAGLSAIAAPLQGQQDASRAPEKPSISVSAQGSTRITPDRATVQIGVQTQGPTAAAASAENARVAQRVIAAVKALGIGAEQISTVNYSVNPEYRHIENRRPEVIGYMVHNTVVVDVRQIEQVGRVIDASLGAGANMINSLNFYASNTEEARRVALAAAVAKARLDAEIIARAAGGTLGSLAQASVGAYMVPMGGVVRMRATAEMAAPPPTPVEPGSELLTVQVSTRWYFLPGR comes from the coding sequence ATGCTAGCCAGATTTCTCACCTCGTCAGCCCTCGTTTTGGCGGGTTTGAGCGCGATTGCTGCGCCATTACAAGGCCAACAGGACGCCAGTAGAGCGCCAGAAAAACCATCTATTAGCGTTTCTGCGCAAGGAAGCACTCGAATTACGCCGGACAGGGCCACCGTCCAGATCGGCGTCCAGACTCAGGGGCCCACGGCCGCGGCGGCGAGCGCCGAGAACGCGCGCGTCGCGCAGAGGGTCATCGCGGCCGTCAAGGCCTTGGGGATCGGGGCAGAGCAGATCTCAACCGTGAATTACTCGGTGAATCCGGAGTACCGCCACATCGAGAATCGCCGGCCGGAAGTCATCGGCTACATGGTCCACAACACCGTCGTTGTGGACGTGCGTCAGATAGAGCAGGTTGGCCGGGTCATCGACGCCTCGCTCGGCGCCGGCGCGAACATGATCAACTCCCTGAATTTCTACGCCTCCAACACCGAGGAAGCTCGGCGTGTGGCTCTCGCTGCAGCTGTGGCGAAGGCGCGACTGGACGCGGAGATCATCGCGCGCGCGGCTGGGGGGACGCTGGGGAGCCTTGCCCAGGCGAGCGTGGGCGCCTACATGGTCCCGATGGGCGGGGTTGTCAGGATGCGGGCAACCGCGGAGATGGCGGCACCTCCCCCCACACCGGTCGAGCCTGGGAGCGAGCTTCTAACGGTCCAGGTCAGCACGAGGTGGTACTTCCTGCCTGGCAGGTAA
- a CDS encoding AAA family ATPase, which produces MGRIIAVANQKGGVGKTTSAVNLAASLAAAEHRTLLIDGDPQANATSGIGVERADIESTLYEVLLGATSIANVRHRSVALKHLDVVPATPDLAGAEVELIDRPRREQCLRTAVEEVRDEYDFILIDCPPALGLLTVNMLAAADGLLIPLQCEYYALEGISQLLNTVHRVQHGINENLAIDGVILTMYDARLNLSRQVATEAREYFGAKVFQTVIPRNVRLAEAPSFGKPIILYDIASAGAQAYLAAAEELVKRTEQTDKQEAKVGRQLEGAKRGD; this is translated from the coding sequence GTGGGCAGAATTATCGCAGTCGCGAACCAGAAAGGTGGGGTTGGAAAGACCACATCGGCCGTAAACCTCGCAGCCAGTCTGGCCGCTGCCGAGCATCGCACGCTGCTCATCGACGGTGATCCACAGGCGAACGCCACGAGCGGGATCGGCGTCGAGCGCGCGGACATCGAAAGCACCCTGTACGAAGTCCTCCTGGGTGCGACATCTATTGCCAACGTCCGGCATCGAAGCGTTGCGCTCAAACACCTCGACGTCGTGCCGGCAACTCCCGATCTCGCCGGCGCGGAGGTCGAACTCATCGACCGCCCGCGACGCGAGCAATGTCTGCGGACCGCGGTCGAGGAAGTGCGCGACGAGTACGACTTCATCCTCATCGACTGTCCGCCGGCGCTGGGACTTCTCACCGTCAACATGCTCGCCGCGGCCGACGGCCTGCTGATTCCTCTGCAGTGCGAGTACTACGCGCTCGAGGGGATCTCGCAGCTGCTGAACACCGTGCACCGGGTGCAGCACGGCATCAACGAAAACCTCGCGATCGACGGCGTGATCCTCACCATGTACGACGCACGGCTGAATCTCTCCCGCCAGGTCGCGACGGAGGCGCGCGAGTATTTCGGCGCTAAGGTCTTCCAGACCGTCATTCCGCGCAATGTCCGCCTCGCCGAAGCCCCGAGCTTCGGAAAGCCGATCATCCTGTACGACATCGCGTCAGCCGGCGCGCAGGCGTATCTCGCCGCCGCCGAAGAGCTGGTCAAGCGGACCGAGCAGACCGACAAGCAGGAAGCGAAGGTCGGACGCCAGCTGGAGGGTGCGAAGCGTGGCGACTGA
- a CDS encoding DMT family transporter has product MQTPHVPHIPASTARATLLVLLSAVSFGSISILTIFAVREEMTILNLVFWRFLFAALALFVIAHAPVRAHWRAGIGLLAIGGLIQAACTYISLSALRFVPASVVAFLFFTYPAWLALTGAARGTDPLTPRRGGILLLAMTGVALMIGIPGVGAGTHLNPVGIVLGLTAALLYSTYLPIVNHLQRAIPPIAASFYIILGALLTFFVAGVAASRPWLPDAAMLGALAAPPTTFAWIYVLLLAFVSTVIAFLALLAGLKILGAARTSIIATAEPFFTTLLAIALLGERLRWTTLVGGACIAAAVLAIAVERQSVTAKQSLVTSH; this is encoded by the coding sequence ATGCAAACGCCGCACGTGCCCCACATCCCCGCTTCGACGGCCAGAGCCACGCTGCTCGTGCTGCTGTCCGCGGTCAGCTTCGGATCGATCTCGATTCTGACCATCTTCGCCGTTCGCGAAGAGATGACCATTCTGAACCTCGTCTTCTGGCGCTTTCTCTTCGCCGCGCTCGCGCTGTTCGTGATTGCGCACGCCCCCGTGCGCGCGCACTGGCGCGCCGGGATCGGACTGCTCGCCATCGGGGGTCTCATACAAGCAGCGTGTACGTACATAAGCCTGTCAGCGCTGCGCTTCGTTCCGGCGAGCGTGGTAGCGTTTCTGTTCTTCACGTATCCCGCATGGCTCGCGCTCACCGGTGCCGCGCGCGGCACCGATCCGCTGACACCCAGGCGCGGCGGAATCCTGCTGCTGGCGATGACTGGAGTCGCTCTCATGATCGGCATACCAGGCGTGGGCGCCGGCACGCACCTCAACCCTGTGGGAATCGTGCTCGGCCTCACCGCGGCGCTGCTGTATTCCACCTATCTGCCGATCGTCAATCATCTGCAGCGCGCGATACCGCCGATCGCCGCTTCGTTCTACATCATCCTCGGTGCGCTGCTCACGTTCTTTGTCGCCGGCGTCGCGGCCTCGCGTCCGTGGCTGCCAGACGCGGCCATGCTGGGCGCGCTCGCCGCACCACCAACGACCTTCGCCTGGATCTATGTGCTCCTGCTCGCGTTCGTGTCCACGGTGATCGCGTTCCTGGCGCTGCTGGCCGGCCTCAAGATTCTCGGCGCCGCGCGCACGAGCATCATCGCCACCGCCGAGCCGTTCTTCACGACTCTGCTCGCGATCGCGCTTCTCGGCGAGCGGCTGCGCTGGACGA